From a region of the Torulaspora globosa chromosome 7, complete sequence genome:
- the URA3 gene encoding orotidine-5'-phosphate decarboxylase (ancestral locus Anc_1.453), with protein sequence MSTATYQERAARHPSPVASKLLSLMHEKKTNLCASVDVQTTAELLKLVDTLGPYICLLKTHVDIISDFSFEGTVKPLKELASKHNFLIFEDRKFADIGNTVKLQYSSGVYKIAEWADITNAHGVTGAGIVTGLKQAAQETTTEPRGLLMLAELSSRGSLAHGEYTKGTVEIAKTDKDFVIGFIAQRDMGGRDEGFDWLIMTPGVGLDDKGDALGQQYRTVDEVVSTGSDIIIVGRGLFAKGRDPKVEGERYRAAGWKAYEKRCQARAV encoded by the coding sequence ATGTCAACTGCTACTTATCAAGAGAGGGCTGCACGCCATCCTAGTCCCGTTGCTTCAAAGCTACTGAGTCTGATGcatgagaagaagacgaacCTGTGTGCTTCGGTAGACGTTCAGACGACCGCcgagctgctgaaattggTGGATACCCTAGGTCCTTACATTTGCCTGCTGAAGACCCATGTCGATATCATCTCAGACTTCAGCTTCGAGGGCACAGTCAAGCctctcaaagagctggcCAGCAAGCACAATTTTTTGATCTTCGAAGACAGAAAGTTTGCTGACATTGGCAATACGGTCAAGCTTCAGTACTCATCTGGTGTTTATAAGATTGCCGAGTGGGCCGATATTACCAACGCTCACGGTGTCACTGGCGCTGGGATTGTCACCGGTCTCAAACAGGCTGCCCAGGAAACCACTACGGAACCCAGAGGCCTTCTGATGCTCGCAGAGCTCTCTTCCAGGGGCTCGCTGGCCCACGGCGAATACACAAAGGGCACCGTCGAGATTGCCAAGACAGACAAGGACTTCGTGATTGGGTTTATCGCCCAAAGAGACATGGGCGGAAGAGACGAGGGCTTCGATTGGCTGATCATGACCCCGGGAGTCGGTCTCGACGACAAGGGCGACGCTCTTGGACAGCAGTACAGAACCGTGGACGAAGTTGTCTCCACGGGCTCCGACATCATAATCGTCGGCAGAGGCCTGTTTGCGAAGGGAAGAGACCCCAAAGTGGAGGGCGAACGTTACCGTGCAGCCGGATGGAAGGCATACGAAAAGAGATGCCAGGCCAGAGCCGTCTAG
- a CDS encoding uncharacterized protein (ancestral locus Anc_1.454), which yields MSSDDDSAKTASASQLPYDNRSSSLIGALTAGGRSIVYQMTSFYLRTPLKLFRPPRFDYLHYVRIVLTGEENERGLPNDSASHRRLGVARSKYFNYLENSSLGILTKALNKYGWKVIPDRILPPLIVNSATGVVLYTTYLTSFNHFSSKSTPTSSAKNPWDVWRSGFVAGAMQALVSTPIDAIYARSSTSEFLSVAKKYDSLWMYGLDKLKEIGMIGCFGGFGLALVKESLGFAVYFTTFELMKGQVCTWFKTVVRQYAEVKYVIHNTKLADLIPSTTPSPPTEQAKIEFLSKKEEKWLNRAFIFVGGVTAAFLLQVVQYPFKKIQKIHQSRLEAFDIVSRSLNHQPATASSLSKATKIWVSEPASRRLHIYYNSYLDTFEHVLFIHKNTNSMMRWLYKGFARNTLAIIPGTTAGLLMLDYMRSSFEQSLLQVND from the coding sequence ATGAGTAGCGACGATGATAGTGCCAAAACAGCCTCCGCAAGCCAGCTGCCGTACGACAACCGCAGTTCTTCCCTGATAGGAGCGTTGACCGCGGGTGGAAGATCAATAGTTTATCAAATGACTTCATTTTACCTCAGAACTCCCCTGAAGCTCTTTAGACCTCCAAGGTTCGACTATCTGCACTATGTAAGGATCGTTCTCACTGGAGAAGAGAATGAGAGGGGGCTCCCGAATGATAGTGCATCCCACAGAAGATTGGGCGTTGCAAGATCTAAATACTTCAATTACCTGGAAAATTCGTCGCTTGGCATTCTGACCAAGGCTCTGAACAAATACGGATGGAAGGTAATTCCAGACAGAATTCTGCCGCCGCTGATAGTCAATTCTGCCACCGGTGTGGTGCTTTACACAACCTATCTGACATCTTTTAACCAtttttcatcgaaatcgaCTCCTACGTCGTCTGCAAAGAATCCCTGGGACGTCTGGAGGTCGGGATTTGTGGCTGGCGCCATGCAAGCTTTAGTCTCAACGCCCATTGATGCCATCTATGCGAGATCTTCCACCAGCGAGTTCCTCTCTGTTGCTAAAAAATATGATAGCCTTTGGATGTATGGTCTGGataagctgaaggagattgGAATGATCGGCTGCTTTGGCGGCTTTGGCCTAGCACTTGTAAAGGAATCTTTGGGGTTCGCAGTTTACTTCACCACTTTCGAGCTGATGAAAGGGCAAGTTTGTACATGGTTCAAGACTGTGGTCAGGCAATACGCAGAAGTCAAGTATGTCATTCATAATACCAAACTGGCAGACTTGATACCGTCGACAACTCCTTCTCCACCAACAGAACAAGCAAAAATAGAGTTCCtatcaaagaaggaggaaaagtGGCTCAACAGGGCTTTCATATTTGTCGGAGGTGTGACTGCCGCATTCTTACTGCAGGTCGTCCAGTATCcattcaagaagattcaaaaaaTTCATCAATCCAGACTAGAAGCCTTCGATATAGTAAGCAGATCGCTTAACCATCAACCGGCAACTGCATCATCCCTTAGCAAAGCTACAAAAATATGGGTTTCAGAGCCGGCAAGCCGGCGCTTACATATCTATTACAACTCCTATTTGGACACATTTGAGCACGTTCTTTTCATCCATAAGAATACGAATTCCATGATGCGCTGGTTGTACAAAGGGTTTGCAAGAAACACATTAGCGATTATTCCTGGTACAACCGCGGGTCTGCTAATGCTAGACTACATGCGTAGCTCGTTCGAGCAGTCCCTTCTTCAAGTGAATGATTAA
- the TIM9 gene encoding protein transporter TIM9 (ancestral locus Anc_1.452), protein MDQLNGREQQEFQKLVEQKQMKDFMRLYSNLVERCFADCVNDFTSSKLTSREQSCIMKCSEKFLKHSERVGQRFQEQNAALGQGLGR, encoded by the coding sequence ATGGATCAACTGAACGGCAGGGAACAACAAGAGTTCCAAAAATTGGTGGAGCAGAAGCAAATGAAGGATTTCATGCGTCTGTACTCCAACTTAGTCGAAAGATGTTTCGCAGATTGTGTAAATGATTTCACATCTTCCAAATTGACTAGCAGAGAGCAAAGCTGTATCATGAAGTGTTCCGAAAAGTTTCTAAAGCACAGTGAGCGTGTGGGACAGCGTTTCCAGGAACAAAACGCAGCTCTTGGCCAAGGTCTGGGCCGTTAG
- the GEA2 gene encoding Arf family guanine nucleotide exchange factor GEA2 (ancestral locus Anc_1.455): MNLDSPGSAAAVDPVTIVIKECINLSSAMRKYSKYTSQSGVAALLGGGSDIFSNQDESLVSTFNNLSANRSNDPLLSGFIQLRLMLNKAQGLENIDSLTLLQPFLLVISTSSVSGYITSLALDSLQKFLTLNVINESSLNHRAAYHETVNSLTHCRFEGSEQLSDDSVLLKVVILLQTIIQSRCGDLLSDAIMYDVLQTILSLACNKRRSEVLRRAAESTMIAITVQIFSKLKHIDPTNLAQKYINDESYANNELQDDVIGTTAGKDDATSDHDTKEDQSLPSANADISKLDPTEIKATRITDPKYGLPVIKQYLNLLLSLIVPENQTKHTNSARIFGLNLINTAVELAGDIFPLHPRLFSLISDPICKYVLFIIQNSNKLSLLQAALQLFTTLVIILGNHLQMQVELTLTRIFTILSQSASQSNNEAKERPAAVKELLIEQISILWTRFPCFFTSTFITFDCNLDRADLSIQFLNSLTKLALPEAALTTTDSVPPICLEGLVYFIDEMYDHLQSVNREIFLSGDASIHLLEQRERKKEFIKCATIFNDKPKKGIPLLIEKGFIKSNTEEAISGFLFENNSRMNKKTIGLLLCDPTKATLLRKFIDLFDFKGLRVDEAIRILLTKFRLPGESQQIERIIEAFSARYVECQSYDSNEINNEATDDVRAVQPDADSVFILSYSIIMLNTDLHNPQVKEHMSYEDYSGNLKGCYNQKDFPTWYLERIYSSIRDKEIVMPEEHHGNDRWFEDAWNNLISSATVLTEIAKDSTSAIEGLSPEELAHFDKAIFKQVGSSIAKTLFKIFQVASDDHISTRMLTSIDKCSYIASFFNIKGLYNDILGRISELTTLVPAASTAKRQSSDADEIPLVEIAMEDCNTSIVVSTESVRLGRSFKGQLCLVVLFRILRRKNSPGVINDELWSKIVQVILVLYENLLISPDVFPEIQQRLKLGSLRRPEPEISIKKARENKGLLSAFASYLKGDEEPTEEEIDASIKAIQCIASTDVASSVFRNETNIAANLVKVLLSSIKKDISSENGRFFESEMLFLVELSVALLHIHNLGEDVASILLDRVTALSQSVTLSKAAVMRLASYRMLLLSAVDECHSPLLELINKDLLGKNEVFTQKYFAGDAGSEVLHGILGLTENGQNRKHILKDAGFWKLLRSLAAIRRHTKEIYQFLERCLLKSDGDLTEKNFMWILGLLDEISSAGAIGSKWEQEYDRLVRKGQKVDKENPYQDVVELSLKSINLTSLLLDEEVTTLRLTKSETIALIQALSHQCLNPCQQIRSYSLKTLGVAITERIHFPSEEITTAEEVIDGGLLPLLESNATRQENNVPIPEILAVISIFYLHCLRNKLATNQTFLKVLNVYNKFVDMPAVEKQLQELITEKKKIEKEFSQEENSSSQEVNEHVSEA, translated from the coding sequence ATGAATCTTGATAGCCCGGGAAGTGCGGCAGCGGTCGATCCGGTGACCATTGTGATCAAGGAATGCATAAATCTTTCGTCAGCGATGCGAAAATACTCAAAATATACATCGCAATCAGGTGTTGCAGCACTGCTGGGCGGTGGAAGTGATATATTCAGCAATCAGGATGAGTCGCTGGTTAGTACGTTTAATAATCTTTCGGCAAACAGAAGTAATGATCCATTATTATCGGGGTTTATTCAGTTGCGTTTAATGCTGAATAAGGCGCAGGGACTTGAAAATATCGACTCTTTGACTCTGTTGCAAccttttctgcttgttATTAGCACCAGCTCGGTGTCGGGGTACATAACCTCGCTGGCACTGGATTCGTTGCAGAAGTTTCTGACGCTGAATGTCATTAATGAATCTTCACTCAACCATAGAGCCGCCTATCACGAGACTGTCAATTCGCTTACTCATTGCAGGTTTGAGGGTTCCGAGCAGCTATCCGATGATTCGGTTCTTTTGAAAGTGGTCATTCTTTTACAGACAATTATCCAGTCGCGCTGCGGTGACTTGCTGTCTGACGCTATCATGTATGATGTTCTACAGACGATTTTGTCGTTGGCTTGCAATAAGCGGAGAAGCGAAGTGCTGAGAAGAGCTGCGGAGTCGACTATGATCGCTATAACGGTGcaaattttcagcaaatTGAAGCATATAGACCCCACCAACCTGGCTCAAAAATACATTAATGATGAGAGTTACGCCAACAATGAGCTTCAGGACGATGTGATTGGCACGACTGCGGGAAAGGATGATGCAACTAGTGATCATGATACCAAAGAAGATCAGAGCCTACCGAGTGCGAACGCTGACATTTCTAAGCTTGACCCGACGGAGATTAAAGCAACTCGCATTACAGATCCTAAATATGGACTACCAGTGATAAAGCAATATTTGAACCTACTACTGTCTTTGATAGTTCCTGAAAACCAGACAAAGCACACAAATTCTGCCAGAATCTTTGGTTTAAACTTGATAAATACCGCAGTTGAGCTGGCCGGCGATATATTTCCCCTGCATCCCCGTCTTTTCAGCCTCATTTCTGATCCGATTTGCAAGTATgtccttttcatcataCAGAATAGCAACAAGCTGTCGCTGCTCCAGGCTGCTCTCCAGCTATTCACTACGCTTGTGATAATTCTGGGGAACCATTTACAGATGCAAGTTGAGCTGACTTTGACGCGTATATTTACAATTCTTTCACAATCAGCCAGTCAAAGTAACAATGAAGCGAAAGAGAGGCCCGCTGCTGTGAAAGAGCTACTCATCGAACAAATCTCCATTCTTTGGACTCGCTTCCCATGTTTTTTTACGTCAACTTTCATTACTTTTGATTGCAACCTCGACAGAGCAGATTTGTCAATTCAATTCCTGAATTCCCTGACAAAGCTGGCCCTACCGGAAGCAGCACTCACAACCACGGACAGTGTACCACCCATTTGCTTGGAAGGTCTCGTATATtttattgatgaaatgTATGATCACCTGCAAAGTGTGAACAGGGAGATATTCCTCTCCGGAGATGCCAGCATCCACTTACTTGAACAGCGGGAACGTAAAAAGGAGTTCATTAAATGCGCTACAATTTTTAATGACAAACCTAAAAAAGGAATTCCCCTCCTAATTGAGAAGGGTTTTATCAAGTCCAATACGGAGGAAGCTATTTCAGGCTTCTTATTCGAGAATAACAGTCggatgaacaagaaaacGATCGGTCTTTTACTTTGTGATCCAACGAAAGCAACTCTGCTGCGAAAGTTTATCGATctttttgatttcaaagGCTTGAGGGTGGACGAAGCCATCAGAATTTTGTTGACAAAGTTTCGTTTACCTGGTGAGTCGCAGCAGATTGAAAGAATAATAGAAGCGTTTTCCGCCAGATATGTGGAGTGTCAGAGTTATGATTCAAACGAGATTAATAATGAAGCTACAGATGACGTGAGGGCGGTACAACCTGATGCCGATTccgtcttcatcttgagcTATTCCATAATCATGCTTAATACAGATCTGCATAATCCGCAGGTTAAAGAGCATATGTCTTACGAAGATTATTCAGGCAACTTAAAGGGTTGCTACAACCAGAAGGACTTCCCAACGTGGTACCTGGAGAGAATATACTCTTCGATACGTGATAAGGAGATCGTAATGCCAGAAGAACACCATGGAAATGACAGATGGTTCGAGGATGCTTGGAATAATCTGATCTCTTCAGCGACAGTCTTGACAGAGATCGCCAAAGATTCAACCAGCGCAATCGAGGGATTAAGTCCTGAAGAATTGGCACATTTTGATAAAGCTATTTTCAAGCAGGTCGGAAGCTCTATTGCTAAAACTCTTTTCAAAATATTCCAGGTTGCCTCCGATGACCACATCTCCACTCGAATGCTTACGAGTATTGACAAGTGCTCTTACATTGCATCgtttttcaatatcaaaGGCCTGTATAACGATATACTTGGCAGGATATCCGAGCTGACGACTTTAGTTCCTGCAGCTTCTACTGCCAAGAGACAATCATCAGATGCTGATGAAATTCCGCTGGTGGAGATAGCGATGGAAGACTGCAATACCAGTATTGTGGTAAGCACAGAATCCGTTAGATTGGGAAGGTCTTTCAAAGGTCAGCTTTGTCTGGTAGTGTTATTCCGTATACTTCGCAGAAAGAATAGTCCTGGTGTCATCAATGATGAATTGTGGTCGAAAATTGTTCAGGTGATATTAGTACTTTATGAGAACTTATTGATCAGCCCAGACGTTTTTCCCGAAATACAGCAAAGACTGAAACTTGGCAGCTTGAGGAGACCCGAACCTGAGATctcaatcaagaaagccagAGAAAACAAGGGTCTACTTTCAGCGTTCGCGTCATATCTGAAAGGAGATGAGGAGCCTACGGAAGAAGAGATAGATGCTTCCATCAAAGCCATTCAATGCATTGCATCTACTGATGTCGCCTCTTCTGTTTTCCGCAACGAGACGAATATCGCAGCAAATCTAGTGAAGGTTTTGTTGAGCTCTATAAAAAAAGATATATCATCGGAAAACGGTCGATTTTTCGAAAGCGAGATGCTCTTCCTCGTTGAGCTATCTGTTGCCCTATTGCATATTCACAACCTTGGTGAGGATGTGGCATCCATATTGTTGGATCGGGTTACCGCGCTATCACAATCAGTTACGTTATCAAAAGCAGCGGTGATGAGATTGGCCTCCTACAGgatgcttcttctctcgGCTGTTGATGAATGTCATTCACCTCTCCTAGAATTAATTAACAAAGATCTGTTGGGGAAGAATGAAGTCTTTACTCAGAAGTACTTCGCCGGAGATGCTGGGAGTGAGGTTTTGCATGGAATTCTGGGGCTGACCGAAAATGGACAAAATCGGAAGCATATCTTGAAGGATGCCGGGTTTTGGAAACTTCTCAGATCCCTGGCCGCCATAAGAAGGCATACCAAGGAAATTTATCAATTTCTAGAACGATGTCTTTTAAAATCAGACGGTGATTTGACCGAGAAAAATTTCATGTGGATTTTAGGCCTTCTGGATGAAATCTCATCTGCTGGTGCCATCGGAAGTAAATGGGAACAGGAGTACGATCGTCTGGTTCGCAAAGGACAAAAAGTGGACAAAGAAAATCCTTATCAAGACGTCGTTGAactgtctttgaagtcGATTAATCTAACCAGCCTTTTActcgatgaagaagtgACTACATTAAGACTTACGAAAAGCGAGACAATAGCACTCATTCAGGCTCTTTCTCACCAATGTTTGAACCCATGCCAGCAGATACGCTCCTATTCACTGAAGACACTCGGTGTGGCAATAACGGAGAGAATCCACTTCCCATCTGAAGAAATAACCACCGCAGAAGAAGTAATAGATGGCGGGCTGTTACCCCTGCTGGAATCCAACGCTACAAGACAAGAGAACAACGTTCCAATACCGGAAATTCTCGCAGTTATTTCGATATTTTATTTGCACTGTTTGAGGAATAAACTAGCGACAAATCAGACCTTCCTGAAAGTTCTGAACGTTTACAACAAGTTCGTTGACATGCCCGCGGTCgagaagcagctgcaggaaCTAATAAccgagaagaagaagatagaAAAGGAATTTTCGCAGGAAGAGAACTCTTCATCACAGGAAGTAAACGAACATGTGAGCGAAGCTTGA
- the CPR7 gene encoding peptidylprolyl isomerase CPR7 (ancestral locus Anc_1.456) codes for MGQLLQTYLDIAIDGKKIGRIVCQLREDKAPKAARNFYALCVGERPNGSANELSYKGNYFHRVIKNFMIQCGDITHCSGDFSKSDDAGKGGCSIYATNEELERSGDENSNAGCLGNFEDENLGEFTEPFLLAMANTGSQNTNSSQFFITTYPSPHLNGKHSIFGKVIHGKSVVRTIERCKIDSDGFPELCIRIEDCGKWDESCGVPLFNASNDPIGGDIYEEYPEDTEGIDSEDFTAAYEAADTIKQSGTLLYKKKDFQNSYFKYIKALRYINEYIPDMDVDKGNNVKFTALKVKLYLNLSLVLYNLRRYDDAITYATYLLDMEDVPELDRAKAFYRRGNSYLMKNNLESARSNFQMCKENNPNDTAIIHKIEYVDDLLERRKEKTKKSLGKFFS; via the coding sequence ATGGGGCAGCTCTTGCAAACTTACCTCGATATCGCCATTGATGGGAAAAAAATTGGCCGGATTGTGTGCCAATTGCGCGAAGACAAGGCGCCAAAGGCAGCGCGAAACTTCTACGCATTGTGTGTCGGCGAAAGGCCTAATGGGAGCGCTAATGAGCTTTCGTACAAGGGTAATTACTTCCACCGtgtgatcaagaacttcatgATACAGTGCGGCGACATTACACATTGCTCCGGTGACTTCAGTAAGTCCGACGATGCTGGCAAGGGCGGTTGCTCGATTTATGCCACTAACGAAGAGCTCGAGCGCTCTGGGGACGAAAATTCCAATGCGGGTTGCTTaggaaactttgaagacgaGAATCTTGGGGAGTTTACTGAGCCATTCCTTCTGGCGATGGCGAACACTGGGTCACAAAATACCAACAGCTCGCAGTTTTTTATCACCACGTATCCATCACCGCATTTGAACGGGAAGCATTCGATTTTCGGGAAAGTCATTCATGGCAAATCTGTCGTACGGACTATCGAACGTTGCAAGATCGATTCGGATGGCTTCCCTGAATTATGCATAAGGATCGAAGACTGTGGCAAATGGGATGAGTCCTGTGGAGTTCCACTTTTCAATGCATCTAACGATCCTATTGGAGGCGATATTTATGAAGAGTATCCGGAAGACACGGAAGGTATTGATTCGGAGGACTTTACTGCAGCGTATGAGGCTGCTGACACAATCAAGCAATCTGGAACTCTACTGTACAAAAAGAAAGATTTCCAGAACTCTTATTTCAAGTATATCAAGGCGCTGCGATACATTAACGAGTATATTCCTGATATGGATGTGGATAAAGGCAACAACGTCAAGTTTACTGCGTTAAAAGTGAAGCTTTACCTCAATCTATCTCTCGTGCTGTACAACTTGAGAAGGTATGACGACGCTATAACTTATGCCACGTATCTGTTGGACATGGAGGATGTTCCAGAGTTGGATCGTGCCAAGGCGTTTTATAGAAGAGGGAACTCTTACCTCATGAAGAATAACCTAGAGAGCGCCCGATCGAACTTCCAGATGTGCAAAGAAAACAATCCAAATGATACGGCTATAATACACAAGATTGAGTATGTAgatgatctgctggagagaagaaaggaaaagacgaagaaaagCTTGGGAAAGTTTTTTTCCTGA